From the Sandaracinaceae bacterium genome, the window GAGCCCCTCGGGCACGCGCGGGTTGCCGTGCCCGCCCACGATCTCCCCGCGCATGGACTGGGAGAAGTAGAGGCCGCTCTCGAGGTCCCCGACGAAGGGCCTGAGGAAGGGCTTGAGCGGCTCCGTGCTGCAGATCTCGTGGCGGTGCGGGTGGCTGGGCAAGGACACGCCCACCATCTCGGTGATCTCGGGGCTCCACGCCCCCGCCGCGCAGATCACCTTCGGGGTCCGGATCACGCCGCGGTCGGTGACCACGCCGGTGATCCGGCTCCCCTCCGTCTCGAGGTCCACCACCCGCGTGTGGGTGTGCAGATCGACACCGAGGCGCTGACACTCGCGCGCGTAGCCCCAGACGAACGGCCAGGGGAAGACGACGCCGTCCTCCGGGTTGTAGCTCGCGGCCACGATCTTCGCGGTGTCGAGCTCGGGGACGAGCTTCTTCACCTCGCCCGCGTCGAGCATGCGCGTGGGCAGCCCGTGCTCGTTCTGGAGCGCGACCGAGTCCGAGAGCTGCTTGGCGCGGCCCTCGCTGCGAGCGAGGAAGAGGTAGCCGGCCTGACGGAACCAGACGTTGATGCGCATCTGCGTCGCGAAGTCGTCGCAGATGGCGATCGAGCGCCGCATGAGCCGGATGTTGGTCTCGCTCGACCACTGGGCGCGCACGCCGCCGCCGTTGCGGCCCGACGCGCCTCCGCAGAGATAGCCCGCGTCGAGCACGACGATGCGATCGACGCCGAAGCGCGCGAGGTTGTACGCGATGGCGAGGCCCATGATGCCCGCGCCGATCACGACCACGCGCGCGTCCTCGGGGAGCGGCCGCTGGCTCACTTCGCGTCCTCCTCCGGATCGAGGGTGTGCGAAGGCGCGCCGTCGTCGCGCGGCGCGAGCCCCGCGAGGTGGGCGAGCGGGACGGGGTGAAACGGCGGCCGCGGCGTGATGGGCGCGTCGGGGATCTTCCCGCCGAGGCGGACCAGCTCGCGCGACGCGAGCGCGACGCATTGCTTGCCCTGGCACCAGCCGGTGCCGAACCCGGTGTAGCGCTTGAGGCTCTCGAGGTCGTCGTGTCCTTTCGAGACCGCCTCCTCGACCTCGTGCCGCGTGACGTCCTCGCAGCGGCAGATGATGATCTTGCTCATCGCGTCGCCTCGAGCATGTGGGTCGCGACCCGCTCGGCGTGGGCCACGGCCGCGTCGAGCCCGTGCACCCCGGCCGCGCTGCCGACCACGCGCACGTCGTTTGCCGCGGTGCGGCCGTCCGCCTCGACGTCCAGCTCGAAGCCCGCGCCGGCCCATCGCACGCCGACGCCGAGCTGCGCGGCCAGCTCGTAGACGGCCGAGCTCGGCGGCGACAGCACCACACAATCGCAGTCGATCTCGCGCGACGCGCCATCGACGAGGACCGTGGCCCCCTCGATGCTGGGGCGTCCGTCCGCCTCCTGCATCGACTCCAGCGGGAACGGCCCGTGCACCTCGGCGTGCGCCGCGAGCGCCTCACGGAGGGCGTCGAGCGCGGGATCGCTCCCCGCGAGAACGACCTCGCGCCCGGGCAACACGCCGTGCGACCAGAGCACACAGGCCCCGCGCACCTCGAGCACCCCCGGCGCGTCCGCGCCCTCGAAGGCCGAGGCCCCCTGATGCCTGCCCGACGCGATGACGGTCCGGGTGGGCCGGTAGCGGGCGAGGTGATCGACGCCGTCCGCGACGATCACCGGAGCTCCGGAGCGGGTAGGAGGCGCCGCCACGCCCGGGGGAGCGCCGGCCACGTCCTCCCACGGGTCGTACGCG encodes:
- a CDS encoding FAD-binding oxidoreductase, whose product is MSQRPLPEDARVVVIGAGIMGLAIAYNLARFGVDRIVVLDAGYLCGGASGRNGGGVRAQWSSETNIRLMRRSIAICDDFATQMRINVWFRQAGYLFLARSEGRAKQLSDSVALQNEHGLPTRMLDAGEVKKLVPELDTAKIVAASYNPEDGVVFPWPFVWGYARECQRLGVDLHTHTRVVDLETEGSRITGVVTDRGVIRTPKVICAAGAWSPEITEMVGVSLPSHPHRHEICSTEPLKPFLRPFVGDLESGLYFSQSMRGEIVGGHGNPRVPEGLDQNSSLRFLALYARSLTEAMPILGGVRVLRQWSGCYDITPDGNPLVGPVDEMDGLILTSGFMGHGFMMAPIMGELLARHLLYGEEKELFERWNLRRYREGNLLSETMILG
- a CDS encoding (2Fe-2S)-binding protein, whose product is MSKIIICRCEDVTRHEVEEAVSKGHDDLESLKRYTGFGTGWCQGKQCVALASRELVRLGGKIPDAPITPRPPFHPVPLAHLAGLAPRDDGAPSHTLDPEEDAK